In Campylobacter suis, the following proteins share a genomic window:
- the folP gene encoding dihydropteroate synthase: MKFYKINVNSDFNAICEQIMPSLAGVGLMSKKANLNFIYISDIRSPAANILKQDALSVGAELVCHKDTIFGRELNSQALLIGTNAHFEALAKKEKLQDFGLKGLANFLSVKFLKPKKPQIMGVLNFNQDSFNENSRADTKSGIKRIEDMIEQGASYIDIGGVSSRPGSEYCGRDEEFVRIKDIVAEIYKQNLHEKAKFSLDSFDEYCLEYALNHGFKMINDITANTSLAKLALKYECEYCLMHMQNDPKTMQNAPHYDDLIGEIDEFFAQKIDEILAIGTNRITLDVGIGFGKTAEQNLLLIKHLEHFLHFGYPLLVGASRKSVINFYHPSEVKDRLAGSLYLHLKAYENGATIIRTHDVREHKQLFDMHAAMNGANIW, encoded by the coding sequence TTGAAATTTTATAAAATCAATGTAAATAGTGATTTTAACGCCATTTGTGAGCAGATAATGCCAAGTTTGGCTGGCGTTGGCTTGATGTCAAAAAAAGCAAACCTAAATTTCATATATATCTCAGATATCCGCTCACCAGCAGCAAATATCTTAAAACAAGATGCACTTAGCGTGGGTGCTGAGCTAGTGTGTCATAAAGATACGATTTTTGGAAGAGAGCTAAACTCGCAAGCGCTTTTAATAGGCACAAATGCGCATTTTGAAGCTCTGGCTAAAAAGGAAAAGCTTCAAGATTTTGGACTTAAAGGCTTGGCAAATTTTTTAAGTGTTAAATTTTTAAAGCCCAAAAAGCCTCAAATCATGGGTGTGTTAAATTTTAACCAAGATAGCTTTAACGAAAACAGCCGCGCGGATACAAAAAGTGGTATCAAGCGCATAGAAGATATGATAGAGCAAGGTGCTAGCTACATTGACATTGGCGGGGTTAGCTCGCGCCCTGGGAGTGAGTACTGTGGGCGCGATGAGGAGTTTGTGCGCATAAAAGATATCGTGGCTGAAATTTATAAGCAAAATTTGCATGAAAAGGCAAAATTTAGCCTTGATAGCTTTGATGAGTATTGCCTTGAATATGCGCTAAATCATGGCTTTAAAATGATAAATGACATAACTGCAAACACCAGCCTTGCAAAGCTTGCACTAAAATATGAGTGCGAATACTGCCTAATGCATATGCAAAATGATCCAAAAACTATGCAAAACGCACCGCATTATGATGATCTAATCGGCGAGATAGATGAGTTTTTCGCGCAAAAAATAGATGAAATTTTAGCCATAGGCACAAATCGGATCACCCTTGATGTAGGTATCGGCTTTGGCAAGACTGCGGAGCAAAATTTGCTTCTCATTAAGCATTTGGAACATTTTTTGCACTTTGGCTATCCGCTTTTGGTTGGTGCAAGTCGCAAGTCGGTCATAAATTTTTATCATCCAAGCGAGGTTAAAGACAGGCTTGCTGGCTCACTTTATCTGCATTTAAAGGCTTACGAAAACGGTGCAACCATCATCAGAACCCATGATGTGCGTGAGCATAAACAGCTTTTTGATATGCACGCAGCTATGAATGGCGCAAATATCTGGTAA
- the ligA gene encoding NAD-dependent DNA ligase LigA, producing MTKKEYESAVELLNEWARAYYELDAPIASDEEYDELYHKVLEFESINPNETSVFTPTRRVGGAVSEGFKKAQHIERMWSMEDIFDADELLAWLKRGDKTQQKFILQPKFDGASLNLLYENGSLVRAITRGDGITGEDVTNNARVIAGIPFKIAYEGRIEIRGEVVIAKDDFEAINEINLKNGEKLLSNPRNAASGSLRQLDSKVTASRRLQFRPWGFGAQNLGLKSYKKVMEFIYSLGFFKEEFFKEILGFESLQNEYNKLLSIRDKKPFMMDGLVVRVDDLEFSQELGYTEKFPKFMVAYKFPALEKTTRLLDVTLQVGRSGVVTPVGVLEPVNIDGAMIKSATLHNFDEIERLGVMKNDFISIIRSGDVIPKITGVFKERRDGSEIAIERPQFCPECGSHLLDEGVFVKCQNLECRARILGSLIHYASKKCLNIDGLGEAIVTLLYEKGLISKISDIYSLKFEDLITLEGFKEKKVQNLLDAINASKGTDLARFIAGLGCEHIGEVAAKKIAQAYGLNWAKASFEEILALDGFGKEMALSFVEFADVNSHAIAELMDIVKPTFNQKQITKNIFSTKTIVITGTLSRSRDEFKAELESYGAKVSGSVSKKTDFVLAGSEAGSKLEKAKELGVRVIDEAEYERLKNEV from the coding sequence ATGACAAAAAAAGAGTATGAAAGCGCGGTTGAGCTGTTAAATGAATGGGCGAGGGCGTATTACGAGCTTGACGCTCCCATAGCTAGTGATGAGGAGTATGATGAACTTTATCATAAAGTATTAGAATTTGAAAGTATTAATCCAAATGAAACTTCTGTCTTTACACCTACAAGGCGCGTTGGTGGTGCAGTTAGTGAAGGTTTTAAAAAGGCACAGCATATAGAGCGCATGTGGTCGATGGAAGATATTTTTGACGCTGATGAGCTTTTGGCTTGGTTAAAACGGGGCGATAAAACTCAACAAAAATTTATCCTACAACCAAAATTTGATGGGGCTAGTTTAAATTTACTTTATGAAAATGGCAGTTTAGTGCGAGCCATAACAAGAGGGGACGGCATAACTGGCGAAGATGTAACAAATAACGCAAGGGTTATAGCGGGCATTCCTTTTAAGATAGCTTATGAGGGTAGGATAGAAATTCGCGGAGAGGTCGTTATAGCAAAGGATGATTTTGAAGCGATAAATGAGATAAACTTAAAAAACGGCGAAAAACTGCTTTCAAACCCTAGAAATGCAGCCTCTGGAAGCCTTAGGCAGCTTGATAGTAAAGTTACTGCTAGCAGAAGACTTCAGTTTCGTCCTTGGGGCTTTGGAGCTCAAAATTTGGGATTAAAGAGCTATAAAAAGGTGATGGAGTTTATCTACTCGCTAGGGTTTTTTAAAGAGGAGTTTTTCAAAGAAATTTTAGGCTTTGAAAGCTTGCAAAATGAATACAACAAACTATTATCTATCCGCGATAAAAAGCCTTTTATGATGGATGGGCTTGTGGTGCGTGTGGATGATTTAGAGTTTTCACAAGAGCTTGGATATACTGAGAAATTTCCAAAATTTATGGTAGCTTATAAATTTCCAGCCCTTGAAAAAACAACACGCCTGCTTGATGTTACTTTGCAAGTTGGAAGAAGTGGCGTTGTAACGCCTGTTGGGGTGCTAGAGCCAGTAAATATCGATGGAGCTATGATAAAATCAGCAACCTTACATAACTTTGACGAGATAGAGCGACTTGGAGTTATGAAAAATGACTTTATCAGTATTATTCGTTCAGGCGATGTCATACCAAAGATAACTGGCGTTTTTAAAGAGCGTAGAGATGGTAGCGAGATAGCGATAGAGCGACCGCAGTTTTGCCCTGAGTGTGGGTCACATTTGCTTGATGAAGGGGTTTTTGTAAAGTGTCAAAATTTAGAATGCAGGGCCAGAATTTTAGGCTCATTAATACACTATGCTTCAAAAAAATGCCTAAATATCGATGGACTAGGAGAGGCGATAGTAACGCTATTATATGAAAAAGGCTTGATTAGTAAAATTTCAGATATTTATTCATTAAAATTTGAAGATTTGATAACTCTCGAGGGATTTAAAGAAAAAAAGGTACAAAATTTACTAGACGCGATTAATGCAAGTAAGGGCACAGACCTTGCAAGATTTATAGCGGGGCTTGGGTGCGAGCATATCGGCGAAGTAGCAGCCAAGAAAATCGCACAAGCATATGGTCTAAACTGGGCAAAAGCCAGCTTTGAAGAGATACTAGCCCTTGATGGCTTTGGCAAGGAGATGGCGCTTAGTTTTGTTGAATTTGCCGATGTAAATTCTCATGCCATTGCTGAGCTTATGGATATAGTTAAGCCTACTTTTAATCAAAAACAGATAACCAAAAACATTTTTAGCACAAAAACCATTGTAATAACTGGAACACTAAGCAGATCACGCGATGAGTTTAAGGCTGAGCTTGAAAGTTACGGCGCAAAAGTATCAGGTTCTGTATCTAAAAAAACTGACTTTGTTCTAGCTGGAAGTGAGGCTGGAAGTAAGCTTGAAAAAGCAAAAGAGCTTGGTGTGAGAGTGATAGATGAGGCCGAGTATGAGAGGCTAAAAAATGAGGTTTGA
- a CDS encoding TlyA family RNA methyltransferase, giving the protein MRFDLYAASKLNISRNKASELIKGGKIALDGEICERVSLEVDGGEISLLDEIYVGRGALKLKSFLNKNSFEISGTNALDIGSSTGGFMQILLANGVKSVVGVDVGSDQLDTGLRTDARVEIFENCDIRNYKNEKKFDLITCDVSFISVIEILPAINEKANQNALIIILFKPQFEVGKDVKRNKKGIVSDKNAIIQAQKKFELAAAKLGWILNQTQECEIKGKEGNAEFFYAFNKA; this is encoded by the coding sequence ATGAGGTTTGATCTATATGCTGCAAGCAAGCTAAATATCAGCCGAAACAAGGCTAGTGAGCTTATAAAAGGCGGTAAAATCGCACTTGATGGCGAAATTTGTGAACGAGTTAGCCTTGAAGTGGATGGCGGCGAAATTAGCCTTCTTGATGAAATTTATGTTGGTCGTGGAGCATTAAAACTAAAGAGCTTTTTAAATAAAAATAGCTTTGAAATTTCAGGGACAAACGCCCTTGACATAGGTAGCTCAACTGGCGGATTTATGCAAATTTTACTAGCAAATGGCGTAAAAAGCGTGGTTGGAGTCGATGTAGGAAGCGACCAGCTAGATACTGGCTTAAGAACTGACGCTAGGGTAGAGATCTTTGAAAATTGCGACATTAGAAACTATAAAAATGAGAAAAAATTTGATCTAATAACCTGCGATGTAAGCTTTATATCGGTTATTGAAATTTTACCAGCCATAAATGAAAAGGCTAACCAAAACGCACTTATCATCATACTTTTTAAGCCACAATTTGAAGTCGGAAAAGATGTAAAACGCAATAAAAAAGGTATTGTCAGTGATAAAAATGCTATTATTCAGGCTCAAAAAAAATTTGAGTTAGCAGCAGCCAAGCTTGGATGGATCTTAAATCAAACACAAGAGTGCGAGATAAAAGGAAAGGAAGGAAATGCCGAATTTTTCTACGCTTTTAACAAAGCATAA
- a CDS encoding bifunctional riboflavin kinase/FAD synthetase, with protein sequence MPNFSTLLTKHNITAVAIGHFDGVHRGHKQLLSRLGEYGGLVVIDKNKANITPKLKRAEYSSYPCFLYEFESIKDLSGEEFIALLKRDFVNLKRIVVGFDFRFGRNRAWDKHDLVRIFDAEVIVVDEYCFNGMGVHSSTIREYIKNGEIAAANALLGREYSIEGEVVKGQGIGAKELFPTLNLEIKTYLLPHSGVYATRTRIGNKTYGSVTFIGNRVSTDGAFSVETHIIGEQIPPTAERIAVCFVKALRKNQKFNSLFELKEQIQKDIDQASQYCGVCELFLGKK encoded by the coding sequence ATGCCGAATTTTTCTACGCTTTTAACAAAGCATAATATTACAGCTGTTGCGATAGGGCATTTTGATGGTGTGCACAGGGGGCATAAGCAACTTTTATCAAGGCTAGGTGAGTATGGCGGGCTTGTTGTTATAGACAAAAACAAAGCAAATATCACTCCAAAACTAAAACGAGCAGAATACTCTAGTTACCCATGCTTTTTGTATGAATTTGAGAGCATAAAAGATTTAAGCGGAGAGGAATTTATAGCACTTTTAAAGCGTGACTTTGTAAATTTAAAGCGTATAGTTGTTGGTTTTGACTTTCGTTTTGGACGAAATAGAGCTTGGGATAAGCACGACTTGGTGCGTATATTTGATGCTGAAGTGATTGTTGTAGATGAGTATTGTTTTAATGGCATGGGCGTACATAGCTCAACCATCAGAGAGTATATTAAAAACGGTGAGATAGCCGCCGCAAACGCTCTTTTAGGGCGTGAATACTCAATTGAGGGCGAGGTTGTAAAAGGGCAGGGCATAGGCGCAAAAGAGCTTTTTCCTACCCTAAATTTAGAGATAAAAACCTATCTTTTGCCACACTCTGGGGTATACGCCACTCGCACACGCATAGGCAACAAAACCTATGGCTCAGTGACATTTATTGGAAACAGGGTTAGTACAGATGGCGCATTTAGCGTAGAAACGCACATCATCGGCGAACAAATACCACCAACTGCCGAGCGTATCGCGGTTTGCTTTGTAAAAGCTTTGCGTAAAAATCAAAAATTTAACAGCCTTTTTGAATTAAAAGAACAAATACAAAAAGATATAGACCAAGCAAGCCAGTATTGCGGTGTTTGCGAGCTATTTTTAGGAAAAAAATGA
- the cmoA gene encoding carboxy-S-adenosyl-L-methionine synthase CmoA, with amino-acid sequence MRDEIFKEPIKKQFEFDASVASVFDDMIGRSVPFYDVNVKLVSQILAKSLTKNARVIDLGCSTATSLLALFALRNDLELFGVDNSEAMLANAKAKGAAFGAKLNLELADVLEYELSGFDTILLNYTLQFIRPICRAKFVRKIYNGLNDDGVFVFSEKIIYENKTLAKNMIEIYEDYKAEQGYSRYEIAQKREALENVLIPYTEDENKTLVLEAGFREVQSLFKWGNFMSFIAFK; translated from the coding sequence ATGAGAGATGAAATTTTTAAAGAGCCGATAAAAAAGCAGTTTGAGTTTGATGCATCTGTGGCTAGTGTCTTTGATGATATGATAGGTCGCAGTGTGCCGTTTTATGATGTTAATGTAAAACTAGTAAGTCAAATTTTAGCAAAAAGTTTGACTAAAAATGCCCGTGTGATAGACCTTGGCTGTTCGACCGCAACTAGCTTGCTAGCACTTTTTGCACTCAGAAATGACCTTGAACTTTTTGGTGTGGATAACTCAGAGGCTATGCTGGCAAATGCGAAAGCAAAGGGTGCTGCGTTTGGTGCAAAGCTAAATTTAGAGCTTGCAGATGTGCTTGAGTATGAGCTTAGCGGGTTTGATACAATTTTGTTAAACTATACTTTGCAATTTATTAGACCGATTTGCAGGGCTAAGTTTGTAAGAAAAATTTATAATGGGCTAAATGACGATGGAGTTTTTGTATTTAGCGAAAAGATCATTTATGAAAACAAAACACTTGCAAAAAATATGATAGAAATTTATGAAGACTATAAGGCTGAGCAGGGCTATTCGCGCTATGAGATAGCTCAAAAACGCGAGGCTCTTGAAAATGTTTTAATACCTTACACCGAAGATGAAAATAAAACTTTAGTGCTTGAGGCTGGTTTTAGAGAGGTGCAAAGCTTGTTTAAGTGGGGAAATTTTATGAGCTTTATAGCGTTTAAATAA
- the radA gene encoding DNA repair protein RadA produces the protein MAKIKSVFECQACGNQQSKWVGKCPNCGAWDSFIELNSTQIKASEELAKISHTPSKATSIDKVQIEQINRFSTKDKELDLVLGGGVVEGSLVLIGGSPGIGKSTLLLKIGSNLARDGKKTLYVSGEESASQIKMRADRLDAVDENLFLLTEICLESIVAEVKKSEYKVLIIDSIQTLYSEKITSAPGSITQVREITFELMRLAKDNDICVFIIGHITKEGAIAGPRVLEHMVDVVLYFEGDASRELRLLRGFKNRFGSTSEVGIFEMTKKGLASATEISSKFFTRGNAVSGSAITIIMEGSRAISVEIQALVCESAYPKRSSTGFEKNRLDMLLALLERKLELPLGHYDVFINVSGGVKISETAADLAVIAAIISSFRNRPISKESVFIGELSLNGEIRDVFNLDQRLKEAKTQKFKNAIVPSKPLDAQGVKCFFAKEISQVLEWM, from the coding sequence ATGGCAAAAATTAAGAGTGTTTTTGAATGTCAAGCTTGCGGTAATCAGCAAAGCAAATGGGTAGGCAAATGCCCAAACTGCGGTGCTTGGGATAGTTTTATCGAGCTAAATTCCACTCAGATAAAGGCAAGCGAAGAGCTAGCAAAAATTTCACACACACCAAGCAAGGCTACGAGCATTGACAAGGTACAAATCGAACAGATAAATCGCTTTAGCACAAAAGATAAAGAGCTTGACTTGGTACTTGGCGGTGGCGTCGTAGAGGGTTCGCTCGTGTTAATCGGGGGCAGTCCTGGCATAGGCAAATCAACGCTTTTGCTAAAAATCGGCTCAAATTTAGCAAGGGATGGCAAAAAAACGCTTTATGTGAGCGGCGAGGAGAGTGCAAGCCAGATAAAAATGCGCGCCGATAGGCTTGATGCCGTGGATGAAAACCTCTTTTTGCTAACTGAAATTTGCCTTGAAAGCATAGTCGCGGAGGTTAAAAAAAGCGAATACAAGGTGCTTATCATCGACTCGATCCAAACGCTTTACAGCGAAAAAATAACCTCTGCGCCGGGCTCGATAACGCAAGTAAGAGAGATAACATTTGAGCTCATGAGACTAGCAAAGGATAATGACATCTGCGTTTTTATCATCGGTCACATCACAAAAGAAGGCGCGATCGCAGGTCCTAGAGTGCTTGAGCATATGGTCGATGTGGTGCTTTACTTTGAGGGAGACGCTAGCCGTGAGCTTCGCCTGCTTCGTGGGTTTAAAAACCGCTTTGGCTCAACCAGCGAGGTTGGCATTTTTGAGATGACGAAGAAAGGACTTGCGAGCGCCACTGAAATCTCAAGCAAATTTTTTACGCGAGGAAACGCAGTAAGCGGCTCAGCCATAACCATCATAATGGAAGGCTCGCGCGCCATAAGCGTGGAAATACAAGCCCTAGTTTGTGAAAGTGCCTATCCAAAACGAAGCAGTACCGGCTTTGAAAAAAATCGTCTTGATATGCTTTTGGCCTTGCTTGAGCGCAAACTTGAGCTTCCGCTGGGGCATTATGATGTATTTATAAATGTCTCGGGCGGGGTAAAGATCAGCGAAACAGCCGCTGATCTAGCAGTAATCGCCGCCATCATCTCAAGCTTTCGCAACCGCCCTATCAGTAAGGAGAGTGTTTTCATCGGTGAGCTTAGTTTAAATGGTGAAATTCGCGATGTCTTTAACCTTGATCAGCGTCTAAAAGAGGCAAAAACGCAGAAATTTAAAAACGCCATCGTGCCATCAAAACCGCTTGATGCACAAGGTGTGAAGTGTTTTTTTGCGAAAGAGATAAGCCAGGTTTTGGAGTGGATGTAA
- a CDS encoding DMT family transporter, which yields MRQLNTNEASFALVIGCVLFGLGSIIVASISVGAFAIAFWRLFIAGGIFFVLTKALKLPLLKSKKAKLYAVLSGAFLGIDLSLWHESIYAVGPGISTLLNSLQIFWLTFIGLFFFGERLSKFGIFALVLASFGVFLIALPEFNSNLHAGWGFISGILSGLLLALSMISVKKASESENAHIITLMFYIGVGGASALLVPSILLNGANFFPKDVNEILLTFTYASVMQCVAWGMIAYCVPLLSLSLTGLLLLSEPIAALFIDAFLLDKDINAWQWAGAFITMLAIYLGSLKSKKDKNGKN from the coding sequence TTGAGACAACTTAATACAAACGAGGCTAGTTTCGCACTAGTTATAGGCTGTGTTCTTTTTGGGCTTGGCAGTATTATAGTTGCAAGTATTAGTGTTGGTGCGTTTGCTATTGCTTTTTGGCGGCTATTTATAGCTGGAGGTATATTTTTTGTGCTCACAAAAGCCTTAAAACTACCTTTGTTAAAAAGCAAAAAAGCCAAACTTTATGCCGTATTATCAGGAGCTTTTTTAGGCATTGATCTTTCTCTTTGGCATGAGAGTATTTACGCTGTAGGTCCTGGAATTTCGACACTTTTAAATAGCTTGCAAATTTTTTGGCTTACATTTATTGGCTTGTTTTTCTTTGGCGAAAGGCTTAGTAAATTTGGCATATTTGCACTAGTGTTGGCTAGTTTTGGTGTATTTTTGATAGCTTTGCCTGAGTTTAATTCAAATTTGCATGCTGGATGGGGATTTATTAGCGGGATACTTTCTGGACTACTTTTAGCTCTTTCTATGATTAGCGTAAAGAAGGCTAGTGAAAGCGAAAATGCGCATATTATTACTCTCATGTTTTATATTGGAGTTGGCGGTGCTAGCGCACTTTTGGTGCCAAGTATACTTTTAAATGGTGCAAATTTTTTCCCAAAGGATGTGAACGAAATTTTGCTTACTTTTACATATGCGTCTGTTATGCAGTGCGTGGCGTGGGGTATGATAGCTTACTGCGTTCCACTACTCTCGCTAAGTCTTACGGGGCTACTTTTGCTCTCAGAGCCAATAGCAGCGCTTTTCATAGATGCGTTCTTGCTAGATAAAGATATAAATGCGTGGCAGTGGGCTGGGGCGTTTATCACGATGTTAGCGATATATCTGGGCTCGCTAAAAAGTAAAAAGGATAAAAATGGCAAAAATTAA
- a CDS encoding VanZ family protein has protein sequence MRVKFARFLFFICLFAIEFLATTSRSIPVIENYWDKANHFLAFSTLYVLLSLGWRSGLFAKFYVKFCVLLAFGVQIELVQSMLPNRYFSLLDIFADIIGIFFGVLAFWVLRQIFANFLSSHKSWQP, from the coding sequence GTGAGAGTAAAATTTGCTAGATTTTTGTTTTTTATCTGTCTTTTTGCGATTGAATTTTTGGCAACCACATCAAGAAGTATCCCTGTAATAGAAAATTATTGGGATAAAGCAAATCACTTTTTAGCATTTTCTACACTTTATGTTTTGCTTTCACTTGGTTGGCGAAGTGGATTGTTTGCAAAATTTTATGTAAAATTTTGTGTATTACTTGCCTTTGGAGTGCAGATAGAGTTAGTTCAGTCTATGCTTCCTAACCGCTATTTTAGCCTGCTTGACATATTTGCCGATATTATAGGAATCTTTTTTGGGGTACTTGCTTTTTGGGTTTTAAGACAAATTTTTGCAAATTTTTTATCATCTCATAAAAGTTGGCAGCCTTGA
- the ftsY gene encoding signal recognition particle-docking protein FtsY, giving the protein MFDFIKKGFAKTFSAINSVKTSKIVTKSELEEMLLEADVAYEIIEEIIYYLPPQDEVKRDDLRRVMSSYFIYEKDRSVADDKPFVDLILGVNGTGKTTTIAKLANLYKKSSKSVILGACDTFRAGAIEQLRLWSEKVGVPIVLTQQGHDPSAVAFDTISSALAKGIDRVILDTAGRLQNQTNLANELSKIVRISQKAYAKAPHRKILVLDGTQGNAAVAQAKAFNEMVELNGVIITKLDGTVKGGALFGVARELELPILYIGVGESMDDLVKFDPDEFLDQLMDAIFA; this is encoded by the coding sequence ATGTTTGACTTTATAAAAAAAGGTTTTGCAAAAACTTTTAGCGCTATAAATAGCGTAAAAACAAGTAAGATTGTAACAAAAAGCGAGCTTGAAGAGATGCTTTTAGAAGCCGATGTGGCTTATGAAATTATAGAAGAGATTATTTATTATTTACCGCCACAAGATGAAGTAAAACGCGATGATTTGCGCCGTGTGATGAGTAGCTACTTTATCTATGAAAAAGATCGCTCAGTGGCTGATGATAAGCCCTTTGTTGATCTGATCCTTGGCGTAAATGGCACTGGCAAGACGACCACTATAGCAAAGCTTGCAAATTTGTATAAAAAAAGCTCAAAAAGCGTTATTTTAGGGGCTTGCGATACATTTCGAGCAGGTGCGATAGAGCAGCTTAGACTTTGGAGTGAAAAAGTTGGCGTGCCTATCGTGCTAACACAACAAGGCCACGACCCCTCAGCAGTAGCGTTTGATACGATAAGCTCAGCCCTTGCAAAGGGCATAGATAGGGTTATCCTAGATACAGCTGGTAGACTGCAAAATCAGACAAATTTGGCAAATGAACTAAGCAAGATAGTAAGAATATCTCAAAAAGCATACGCTAAAGCTCCTCATAGAAAGATCTTGGTTCTTGATGGCACTCAAGGCAATGCCGCTGTCGCGCAAGCAAAGGCATTTAATGAGATGGTGGAGTTAAATGGTGTCATCATAACCAAGCTTGATGGCACTGTCAAAGGCGGAGCACTCTTTGGCGTGGCACGAGAGCTAGAGCTTCCTATACTTTACATAGGTGTGGGCGAGAGTATGGACGATCTTGTTAAATTTGACCCAGATGAGTTTTTAGATCAGCTTATGGATGCGATATTTGCGTGA
- a CDS encoding TlpA family protein disulfide reductase, giving the protein MKLKHKIIAFLAVFLLLGCESKEESKEIKTQSSNTEQNLTKNIEKNETTEVKTTEKKPEKKAVYDKQIALSLIDGGEFKFKIRDDYGLDIDREQKKATLFVFWATWCPPCRAEIPHLNNLAEKFRKDLNIVAILLEDKSVEQIKEFAKKNNIKYDVAVGKENFILEKAVGGITGLPASVLFKTNGDFHDGYVGLVPEEMLESEISKAIN; this is encoded by the coding sequence ATGAAACTTAAACACAAGATTATAGCATTTTTAGCTGTTTTTTTACTTTTGGGTTGCGAAAGTAAAGAAGAGAGTAAAGAGATTAAAACACAGTCAAGCAATACAGAGCAAAATTTAACTAAAAATATAGAAAAAAACGAGACAACTGAAGTAAAAACCACTGAAAAAAAACCAGAAAAAAAAGCTGTTTATGATAAACAAATAGCACTTAGTTTGATAGACGGTGGTGAGTTTAAATTTAAAATCAGAGATGACTATGGGCTTGATATTGATCGTGAGCAAAAGAAAGCAACGCTTTTTGTATTTTGGGCAACATGGTGTCCACCTTGTAGGGCTGAAATCCCACATCTAAATAACTTGGCTGAGAAATTTAGAAAAGATTTAAATATCGTTGCTATCTTGCTTGAAGATAAGAGTGTTGAGCAGATAAAAGAATTTGCTAAGAAAAATAACATAAAGTATGATGTTGCGGTTGGAAAGGAAAATTTTATCCTAGAAAAGGCTGTCGGGGGCATTACTGGACTTCCTGCCTCAGTGCTTTTTAAAACAAATGGAGACTTTCACGATGGCTATGTTGGACTAGTTCCTGAAGAGATGCTAGAAAGTGAAATTTCAAAGGCGATTAACTGA
- a CDS encoding 5-formyltetrahydrofolate cyclo-ligase, translated as MSVKSTKDEFRAYTIKNTRKRAKISAKCRSQNVIKRLSNLIKFTNSKKILLYMPLFYEVDVYKMRRFLSNRDIFVPFMVDISLKMVKLRLPFELKKFNLREPLASKFANDRIDMAVVPCNGVDGAMRRIGHGKGFYDRFFSDLPYRPRLIVFVQAADFYTDKILSKEHDICGDIYLTPNKNYIKRGNYDRSFSRLRSRCGGSWRRLSVCKKDKRCKL; from the coding sequence ATGAGTGTTAAATCAACAAAAGATGAATTTAGAGCTTACACTATAAAAAATACAAGAAAACGGGCAAAAATTTCAGCAAAATGTCGAAGTCAAAATGTCATAAAAAGGCTTAGCAATCTCATAAAATTTACAAATTCTAAAAAAATTTTACTCTACATGCCACTTTTTTATGAAGTAGATGTTTATAAAATGCGTAGATTTTTGTCAAATCGTGATATTTTTGTGCCATTTATGGTAGATATTAGCTTAAAAATGGTAAAATTAAGGTTGCCATTTGAGTTAAAAAAATTTAACTTACGCGAGCCACTTGCATCAAAATTTGCAAACGATCGCATTGATATGGCTGTAGTTCCATGTAACGGGGTTGATGGGGCTATGCGCAGGATAGGTCACGGCAAAGGTTTTTATGATAGATTTTTTAGCGACCTGCCTTATCGTCCAAGATTGATAGTATTTGTTCAGGCAGCGGACTTTTATACGGATAAAATTCTCTCCAAAGAGCATGACATCTGTGGCGATATTTACCTAACCCCAAATAAAAACTATATAAAAAGAGGAAACTATGATAGAAGTTTTAGTCGGCTTAGGAGCCGGTGTGGCGGGAGTTGGCGCAGGTTATCTGTATGCAAAAAAGATAAACGATGCAAACTATAA